A DNA window from Moorella thermoacetica contains the following coding sequences:
- the rlmH gene encoding 23S rRNA (pseudouridine(1915)-N(3))-methyltransferase RlmH, giving the protein MLHLTIVAVGRVREKYLVAGIEEYLKRLRPYARVRILEAPEEKVPDKPSPAGVEQILASEGRGIGRLIPPGSFTVALDREGVMLSSEELAGRLADLALAGKNEVALIIGGTLGLATFILQQADLRLSFSRFTFPHQLMRLILLEQLYRAFKIQRGETYHR; this is encoded by the coding sequence ATGTTACACCTTACCATCGTCGCCGTCGGCCGGGTGCGGGAGAAATACCTGGTCGCCGGGATTGAAGAATATCTGAAGCGTCTGCGGCCCTATGCCCGCGTGCGTATCCTGGAGGCTCCCGAGGAGAAGGTGCCCGATAAACCCTCACCCGCTGGGGTCGAGCAAATCTTGGCCAGCGAAGGCCGGGGTATAGGAAGGCTGATACCTCCCGGCAGTTTTACCGTAGCCCTGGACCGGGAGGGGGTAATGCTATCCTCGGAAGAACTGGCCGGCAGGCTGGCGGATCTGGCCCTGGCTGGAAAAAACGAAGTAGCCCTGATTATCGGCGGTACCCTGGGTCTGGCAACATTTATCCTTCAACAAGCTGATCTACGCCTCTCTTTTTCCCGCTTTACCTTCCCCCACCAGCTTATGCGCCTGATACTCCTGGAGCAATTGTACCGGGCCTTCAAAATCCAGCGGGGTGAAACTTACCACCGTTAA
- a CDS encoding S1C family serine protease produces the protein MKRFFPGGLRRYRILLLVSLVFLSSILGAGAALYFAPRLMFRPLPPASPPQGLINQPVGLPAQYTADSPVVTIARQVGPSVVGVQAMTGTNYTGDGVVKQGSGVIFDTTNGYIVTNNHVIAGAGRITVSLDREQTYPATLVGADERSDLAVLKVQGPNLPQARLGDSSTLQVGETVVAIGNPLGREFARSVTVGVISALNREVTVPGSRGVEITLRVLQTDAPINPGNSGGALVNLRGEIIGINSVKIAASGVEGMGFAIPINDVRPIIDQIITRGYVTHPFLGVYNLQEITPEMAQWYNIPVGVYVGGVFKDGPAAKAGLQVGDVITAVENQKVATYDDIQRLINKKSPGDQVTVTIRRLKSPNPVNYTITLGELPK, from the coding sequence TTGAAGCGCTTTTTTCCCGGCGGTTTGAGGCGCTACCGGATACTCCTTCTGGTCTCATTAGTTTTTTTGAGTTCTATCCTGGGGGCGGGAGCCGCCCTCTATTTCGCACCGCGATTGATGTTCCGCCCCCTGCCACCAGCGTCCCCACCCCAAGGCTTGATTAACCAACCCGTAGGCTTGCCGGCCCAGTATACCGCCGATTCACCGGTAGTCACTATTGCCCGGCAGGTGGGCCCTTCCGTCGTGGGGGTTCAGGCCATGACCGGTACCAATTATACTGGCGACGGCGTGGTAAAGCAGGGTTCGGGAGTAATCTTTGATACCACTAACGGCTATATTGTTACCAATAACCACGTTATTGCTGGCGCCGGTCGGATAACAGTCAGCCTGGACCGGGAGCAAACCTATCCGGCGACCCTGGTAGGTGCCGATGAGCGTAGCGATCTGGCGGTATTAAAGGTCCAGGGGCCCAATCTCCCCCAGGCGCGCCTGGGGGATTCCAGCACCCTGCAGGTAGGGGAAACTGTAGTAGCCATTGGTAACCCCCTGGGACGGGAGTTTGCCCGGTCGGTAACCGTAGGGGTAATCAGCGCTTTGAACCGGGAGGTAACAGTTCCCGGGTCCCGGGGTGTGGAGATAACCCTCCGTGTCCTCCAGACCGATGCCCCAATTAACCCTGGCAACAGCGGCGGCGCCCTGGTTAACCTGCGAGGTGAGATTATCGGCATCAACAGCGTCAAGATTGCCGCCAGTGGTGTCGAGGGAATGGGTTTCGCCATTCCCATAAACGACGTCCGGCCCATTATTGACCAGATAATCACCCGCGGCTATGTCACCCACCCCTTCCTGGGAGTTTATAACCTCCAGGAGATTACCCCGGAGATGGCCCAGTGGTATAATATACCTGTAGGCGTCTATGTCGGGGGTGTCTTCAAGGATGGCCCGGCAGCCAAGGCCGGCCTGCAGGTAGGAGATGTCATCACCGCCGTAGAGAACCAGAAAGTCGCCACCTATGATGACATCCAGCGCCTGATCAATAAGAAATCCCCGGGGGATCAGGTGACGGTGACTATCCGGCGCCTCAAGTCGCCAAACCCGGTCAACTACACTATAACCCTGGGGGAATTACCTAAATAG
- a CDS encoding peptidase MA family metallohydrolase, translated as MTYGLMRQLIAGYTAWQTRGWASLTSTHFILRYQPGDADVAPLVLETAEAAYEPASRLLGYRPGGKLLILLYPDRASLARQFGWPASEGAMGVYWGGVVRVLSPHDWVESQDPSEVAAIFKTAGPVAHEFTHLLVDMKARGNYPRWLTEGVAQEVERRLTGFTMPGSDRAQAWYPLKDMDRGFDSLPDQSLAYRQSWLIVDFLVRERGITTLRQLLASLGEGDTLDQAFRQVLGLSLDDFERNFKKSVPVERARVSLPAG; from the coding sequence GTGACTTATGGATTGATGCGCCAGTTAATAGCGGGGTATACCGCCTGGCAGACCAGGGGATGGGCGAGCCTCACCAGTACCCATTTTATCCTGCGTTACCAACCCGGAGACGCCGATGTAGCTCCCCTCGTTCTGGAGACCGCCGAAGCGGCTTATGAACCTGCTTCCCGGCTCCTGGGATACCGCCCGGGAGGGAAGCTCCTGATTCTCCTGTACCCAGACCGGGCCAGCCTGGCACGCCAGTTTGGCTGGCCTGCCAGCGAGGGTGCCATGGGTGTTTACTGGGGTGGGGTCGTCCGGGTGCTTTCACCTCATGATTGGGTTGAGAGCCAGGATCCGAGTGAGGTTGCCGCCATCTTTAAAACCGCCGGACCTGTGGCCCATGAATTTACCCACCTCCTGGTGGATATGAAGGCCCGGGGGAATTATCCGCGCTGGTTGACGGAGGGCGTTGCCCAGGAGGTGGAACGGCGGCTCACTGGCTTTACCATGCCTGGGTCAGACCGGGCGCAGGCCTGGTACCCCCTGAAGGATATGGACAGGGGCTTTGACAGCTTGCCCGACCAGTCTCTGGCTTATCGCCAGTCTTGGTTGATAGTAGATTTCCTGGTCCGGGAGCGAGGTATAACAACCCTCCGCCAGCTGCTGGCCAGTCTCGGGGAGGGAGACACCTTGGACCAGGCCTTTCGGCAAGTGCTGGGGTTAAGCCTGGACGATTTTGAAAGGAATTTTAAAAAGAGTGTTCCAGTGGAGCGGGCCAGGGTCTCTCTGCCGGCAGGTTAA
- a CDS encoding cation transporter — protein sequence MSCNHCKMSVERALKNLDGVTAATVDLGARTAHVTYDSSRVDIEAMKKAISDAGYEVK from the coding sequence ATGTCCTGCAACCATTGCAAAATGAGTGTTGAAAGGGCCCTTAAGAATCTGGACGGCGTTACCGCCGCGACAGTTGACCTGGGGGCCCGGACGGCCCATGTTACTTATGATTCCAGCCGGGTCGATATCGAGGCCATGAAAAAGGCCATTAGCGATGCCGGCTATGAAGTAAAGTGA
- the trxB gene encoding thioredoxin-disulfide reductase, translated as MVYDLMIIGGGPAGLTAALYGARGGLNTILLEMGAPGGQAGQTDRIENYPGFPDGITGIDLAMKFAEQAQRFGARLEMTTVREVDFSGANKKVITSNGEYEARAVIIASGAHPRPLGVPGEAELRGRGVSYCATCDGAFFRDKKVAVVGGGDSAVEEALFLTRFASQVTIIHRRDALRATRVIQDRARDNPKISFQWNTVVNAIQGKDKVSSLQLKDVRTGALREEPFDGVFIFIGLEPNTDFLGGALTLDPDGYIVTREDLATSIPGVFAAGDVRAKNFRQVSTAVGDGAVAAMAAERYLANL; from the coding sequence ATGGTCTACGACTTAATGATTATCGGCGGCGGGCCGGCAGGGCTGACGGCAGCCTTGTACGGCGCCCGGGGGGGTTTGAATACCATTCTGCTGGAGATGGGCGCCCCCGGTGGGCAGGCCGGCCAGACCGACAGGATCGAGAATTACCCGGGCTTTCCCGATGGGATCACCGGTATTGACCTGGCCATGAAGTTTGCCGAACAGGCCCAGCGATTCGGCGCCAGGTTGGAAATGACCACCGTCAGGGAGGTTGACTTTTCCGGGGCCAATAAAAAGGTTATTACCAGCAACGGCGAATATGAGGCCCGGGCTGTGATTATCGCCAGCGGCGCCCATCCCCGTCCCCTGGGGGTGCCCGGGGAAGCCGAATTGCGCGGGCGCGGTGTTTCTTATTGCGCTACCTGCGACGGGGCCTTCTTCCGAGACAAGAAGGTGGCTGTAGTTGGCGGCGGTGACTCGGCGGTAGAAGAAGCCCTGTTTTTAACTCGCTTTGCCAGCCAGGTCACCATTATTCACCGCCGTGACGCTCTGCGCGCCACCAGGGTCATTCAGGATCGCGCCCGGGATAACCCGAAGATCTCCTTCCAATGGAATACGGTAGTCAACGCCATCCAGGGTAAGGATAAGGTTAGCAGCCTGCAGTTGAAGGATGTGCGTACCGGGGCCCTCCGGGAAGAGCCCTTTGACGGGGTGTTTATTTTCATCGGCCTGGAGCCCAACACTGACTTCCTCGGCGGGGCCTTAACCCTGGACCCCGACGGCTATATTGTTACCAGGGAAGACCTGGCCACATCCATTCCCGGTGTCTTTGCCGCCGGTGATGTTCGCGCTAAGAATTTTCGCCAGGTGAGCACGGCGGTAGGCGACGGTGCGGTAGCCGCCATGGCGGCGGAACGTTACCTGGCCAACCTTTAA
- a CDS encoding CoA-binding protein — protein MDFSKVHNIAIVGLSDKEDRPSYQVARYLQDHGFRIIPVNPAVETILGEKAYPDLEAIPADIPIDIVDVFRRAEAVPPIVDAAIKRGVPVIWLQEGVVHEEAAARARAAGLEVIMDRCIKKEHLRSSNPL, from the coding sequence ATGGATTTCAGCAAGGTGCATAATATAGCCATAGTCGGCTTATCTGATAAAGAAGACCGGCCCTCCTACCAGGTGGCCAGGTACCTCCAGGATCACGGCTTCAGGATCATCCCCGTGAACCCGGCTGTTGAGACCATCCTGGGGGAGAAAGCATACCCTGACCTGGAGGCCATCCCGGCAGATATACCCATAGATATTGTGGACGTCTTTCGCCGGGCCGAAGCCGTACCCCCGATTGTCGACGCGGCCATTAAGCGGGGTGTACCGGTAATCTGGCTCCAGGAGGGAGTTGTTCATGAGGAAGCCGCAGCCCGGGCCCGGGCCGCAGGACTGGAAGTCATTATGGACCGCTGTATCAAGAAGGAGCACCTGCGTTCCAGTAATCCTCTGTAA